Proteins found in one Solitalea lacus genomic segment:
- a CDS encoding MotA/TolQ/ExbB proton channel family protein, whose protein sequence is MANAAQQTAKKVENTKFNSNFAAWVIPTCVVVGILIYKFILGSPSNFEGGVVGGHPIAEGAGHYLGLVYMGGVIVPILLSLVLINLTVAIERFITISAASGKGSAQAFVSKVRSLLNAGNVDAAIKECDIQKGSVANVVKSTLVKYKEMETASGMDVDQKVLAIQKEIEESTTLELPMLEKNLVITATLASVSTLFALLGTVLGMIKAFSALGNAGAPDSAALAVGISEALINTALGIGNSAIAAVFYAYFTTRIDTITYAIDEAGYSIVQNFAAKHK, encoded by the coding sequence ATGGCAAACGCAGCACAACAAACAGCTAAAAAAGTAGAGAACACTAAGTTCAATTCAAATTTTGCGGCTTGGGTAATTCCTACCTGTGTAGTGGTAGGTATTTTGATTTACAAATTCATTTTGGGTAGCCCGTCAAACTTTGAGGGTGGGGTAGTAGGAGGTCATCCTATAGCAGAAGGTGCTGGTCACTATTTAGGCCTGGTATACATGGGTGGTGTTATCGTACCTATCCTATTATCATTAGTATTGATTAACCTTACGGTGGCTATTGAACGTTTCATTACTATCTCTGCAGCTTCAGGTAAAGGTTCGGCTCAAGCTTTCGTTTCAAAAGTTCGTTCATTATTGAACGCTGGTAACGTAGATGCAGCTATCAAAGAATGCGACATCCAAAAAGGTTCAGTTGCTAACGTAGTTAAATCCACTTTGGTTAAATACAAAGAGATGGAAACTGCTAGCGGTATGGATGTTGATCAAAAAGTATTGGCAATCCAGAAAGAGATTGAAGAGTCGACCACTTTGGAATTACCAATGTTAGAGAAAAACTTGGTTATCACCGCTACTTTAGCGTCAGTTTCGACCCTATTCGCTCTTTTAGGTACAGTATTGGGTATGATTAAAGCGTTCTCGGCTCTTGGTAATGCAGGTGCTCCTGACTCAGCAGCTCTTGCGGTAGGTATCTCTGAGGCACTTATCAACACTGCATTGGGTATTGGCAACTCTGCTATCGCGGCAGTATTCTACGCTTACTTTACCACTCGTATCGATACTATTACTTACGCTATTGATGAGGCTGGTTACAGCATCGTTCAAAACTTTGCAGCTAAACACAAGTAA
- the pckA gene encoding phosphoenolpyruvate carboxykinase (ATP), whose protein sequence is MENELGIKAPNATLATVGLGNVAAAYWNLSPAELVEEAICRGEGHLVDTGALSIDTGEFTGRSPKDRFIVCDDITRDEVWWGDINIKFEPEKFDQLLHRMQAYLAGKEVFVRDAYACADQNHRLNIRVVTETAFQNLFANNLFLRPTKEEVLAFDPEWTIIAAPGFKADPQIDGTRQHNFAVMNFTRKMIIIGGTGYTGEIKKGIFSALNFILPHQKQVLSMHCSANIGKDGDTAIFFGLSGTGKTTLSADPERSLIGDDEHGWAGETVFNFEGGCYAKCVDLTAEKEPQIFNAIKFGSLLENTRCYAGTSTVDFSNIDVTENTRVSYPINYITNAVNPSVGGAPKNIFFLTADAFGVLPPISKLTKSQAMFHFISGYTAKVAGTEAGVTEPQATFSAGFGKAFLPLHPTKYADLLGKKMDEHNVNVWLINTGWTGGPYGVGSRMKLAYTRAMITAALKGELNDVAYTADPIFGLNMPVTCPNVPQEVLNPRNTWESKEAYDQKANDLAQRFIKNFEQFADNASAELKEALPKMSVQV, encoded by the coding sequence ATGGAGAATGAATTAGGCATCAAGGCTCCGAACGCTACTTTAGCAACCGTAGGGTTAGGTAATGTAGCCGCCGCCTATTGGAATTTATCACCAGCAGAACTTGTAGAAGAAGCCATTTGCCGCGGGGAAGGCCATCTGGTAGATACAGGTGCATTATCAATTGACACAGGAGAATTTACAGGACGATCACCAAAAGATCGCTTTATCGTTTGCGATGACATTACCCGTGATGAGGTTTGGTGGGGGGATATCAACATTAAATTTGAGCCCGAAAAGTTTGATCAATTGCTACATCGTATGCAGGCGTATTTGGCCGGTAAAGAAGTGTTTGTACGTGATGCTTATGCTTGTGCAGATCAAAATCATCGCCTAAACATTCGTGTTGTAACCGAAACAGCTTTTCAAAATTTATTTGCTAACAACTTATTCCTTCGTCCAACTAAAGAAGAAGTATTAGCATTTGATCCTGAATGGACAATTATTGCTGCTCCGGGTTTTAAAGCTGATCCTCAAATTGATGGTACACGCCAGCATAATTTTGCAGTCATGAACTTTACTCGCAAAATGATCATTATTGGCGGAACTGGTTATACTGGAGAGATTAAGAAAGGTATTTTCTCTGCCCTTAACTTTATTTTACCACATCAAAAGCAAGTGCTTTCTATGCACTGTTCGGCTAATATTGGTAAAGATGGGGATACCGCCATTTTCTTTGGTCTTTCTGGAACAGGTAAAACAACTCTTTCGGCTGATCCAGAGCGTTCATTAATTGGAGACGACGAGCATGGATGGGCAGGTGAAACGGTGTTTAATTTTGAAGGTGGTTGTTATGCTAAATGCGTTGACTTAACCGCAGAAAAGGAGCCACAGATTTTTAATGCCATTAAGTTCGGTTCACTTTTAGAAAACACTCGCTGTTATGCAGGAACTTCTACTGTTGATTTTTCAAACATTGATGTTACCGAAAATACACGTGTATCATATCCGATTAATTATATAACTAATGCTGTTAATCCATCGGTTGGTGGGGCTCCTAAGAATATATTCTTTTTAACAGCAGATGCTTTTGGGGTTTTACCTCCGATTTCCAAATTAACAAAGTCGCAAGCCATGTTCCACTTTATTTCAGGTTATACTGCAAAAGTTGCAGGAACTGAAGCAGGTGTTACTGAGCCGCAGGCAACCTTTTCAGCGGGTTTTGGTAAAGCATTTTTGCCACTTCATCCAACTAAGTATGCCGATTTATTAGGTAAGAAGATGGATGAGCATAATGTAAATGTATGGTTAATTAATACAGGATGGACCGGAGGCCCTTATGGCGTAGGTTCTCGTATGAAATTGGCTTATACCCGAGCTATGATCACAGCTGCCCTTAAAGGGGAATTAAATGATGTAGCTTATACTGCTGATCCAATATTTGGACTAAATATGCCTGTTACATGTCCTAACGTGCCACAGGAAGTGTTAAATCCGCGCAACACCTGGGAGAGTAAAGAAGCATATGATCAAAAAGCAAATGATTTGGCACAGCGCTTCATTAAGAATTTCGAGCAGTTTGCAGATAATGCAAGTGCTGAACTGAAAGAGGCACTGCCGAAAATGTCTGTTCAAGTTTAA
- a CDS encoding translation initiation factor — protein sequence MSKKKNISGIMYSTDPDFQFQYEREEIQETLPPNQQNLKVQLDKKQRGGKMVTLVTEFVGTEQDLETLGKMLKSKCGVGGTVKDGMIVIQGDFRDRIMALLQSLNYKVKKVGG from the coding sequence ATGTCTAAGAAAAAAAACATTAGCGGCATTATGTACTCAACGGATCCTGATTTTCAGTTTCAATACGAACGGGAAGAAATTCAGGAAACTTTGCCACCTAATCAACAGAACTTAAAAGTTCAGTTAGATAAAAAACAAAGAGGCGGTAAAATGGTAACGTTGGTTACAGAATTCGTTGGAACTGAGCAAGACCTTGAAACACTGGGCAAAATGCTAAAGTCGAAATGTGGTGTAGGGGGTACAGTAAAGGACGGAATGATTGTTATTCAGGGCGATTTTCGAGATAGAATTATGGCATTGCTGCAATCACTCAATTATAAGGTAAAAAAAGTTGGTGGATAG
- a CDS encoding diacylglycerol/lipid kinase family protein, with protein sequence MKKNILFVINPISGGKSKKRVEQLIIDHLDHSMYEYEMAYSNAVDHARKLSKSAVHLGFDVIVAVGGDGTVNEVARGILSMGASATLGIVPYGSGNGLARHLQIPMDVEKAIQILNQNEIKIIDSAVLNDIPFFNVAGMGFDAHISAMFANNKKRGLSGYIKSVFQELKNYKPVNYNLSIDGKVINRDAFMVSFANSTQFGNNAHIAPLANITDGLLDVTIVKPFASYQFPVLAWRLMNGTAHKSPYVEIIKGKEIQISRNKDEAVHLDGEPRFLAGTIDVKIVPASMKVLVPLNNNSK encoded by the coding sequence GTGAAAAAAAATATCCTATTTGTAATTAATCCTATTTCTGGCGGTAAAAGCAAGAAAAGAGTAGAGCAGTTAATCATTGATCATCTGGACCATTCCATGTATGAATATGAAATGGCTTATTCTAATGCTGTTGATCATGCCCGGAAGCTTTCCAAATCAGCTGTGCATTTAGGATTTGATGTTATTGTAGCTGTTGGAGGTGATGGAACCGTAAACGAGGTAGCCAGAGGTATATTGAGCATGGGAGCTTCAGCTACATTAGGTATTGTGCCTTATGGCTCAGGTAACGGTCTTGCCAGGCATCTGCAGATACCGATGGATGTGGAAAAGGCTATTCAGATTCTCAACCAAAATGAAATAAAGATAATTGATTCGGCTGTTTTGAATGATATTCCTTTTTTTAACGTTGCCGGAATGGGGTTTGATGCTCATATAAGTGCAATGTTTGCTAATAATAAAAAGAGGGGACTTTCAGGATATATTAAATCTGTATTTCAAGAGCTAAAAAACTATAAGCCGGTTAATTATAATCTTTCTATTGATGGAAAGGTCATTAACAGGGATGCATTTATGGTAAGTTTTGCCAATTCAACTCAGTTTGGGAATAATGCACATATTGCACCCTTAGCAAATATTACAGACGGTTTACTCGATGTAACAATAGTGAAGCCTTTTGCGTCATATCAATTTCCGGTTTTAGCATGGCGTTTAATGAACGGTACTGCCCATAAATCTCCCTATGTTGAAATAATTAAAGGTAAGGAAATACAAATTAGCCGAAACAAAGATGAAGCAGTACATTTGGATGGAGAACCTCGCTTTTTAGCAGGAACAATTGATGTGAAAATTGTTCCTGCCTCAATGAAAGTGTTGGTACCCCTTAATAATAATTCAAAGTAA
- the metK gene encoding methionine adenosyltransferase, with protein MAYLFTSESVSEGHPDKIADQISDALIDNFLAFDPDSKVACETLVTTGQVVLAGEVKSKTYLDVQQITRDVIRKIGYTKSEYMFEANSCGVLSAIHEQSSDINQGVERTNPEDQGAGDQGMMFGYATNETDNYMPLALDLAHQLLIELAALRRENKEIAYLRPDAKSQVTIEYSDDHKPVRIDAIVVSTQHDEFDSEANMAEKIKNDIINILIPRVKAKQKSEIQALFNDINYHINPTGKFVIGGPHGDTGLTGRKIIVDTYGGKGAHGGGAFSGKDPSKVDRSAAYATRHIAKNLVASGVCSEALVQVSYAIGVAKPMGLYVNTYGSSKVNLTDGEIANKLSELFDMRPYFIESRLKLRNPIYQETAAYGHMGRKNEIVSKSFSLPDGKTITKDVELFTWEKLDYVDKIKAAFGL; from the coding sequence ATGGCTTATTTATTCACTTCGGAGTCGGTATCAGAAGGACATCCGGATAAAATTGCAGATCAGATTTCAGATGCGCTCATAGATAATTTCTTGGCTTTTGACCCGGATTCAAAAGTTGCCTGTGAAACATTGGTAACAACCGGACAAGTTGTGTTGGCTGGTGAAGTAAAATCAAAAACTTACCTGGATGTTCAACAAATTACGCGTGATGTAATTCGTAAAATTGGTTATACCAAAAGTGAATACATGTTTGAAGCTAATTCTTGTGGTGTTTTGTCGGCAATTCATGAGCAATCAAGCGATATAAATCAAGGTGTAGAAAGAACCAACCCTGAAGACCAAGGAGCAGGTGATCAAGGAATGATGTTTGGCTATGCAACTAACGAAACTGATAACTACATGCCACTAGCCCTTGATCTTGCTCACCAACTGTTAATTGAGCTTGCAGCGCTTCGCAGAGAAAATAAAGAGATTGCTTATTTGCGTCCTGACGCCAAATCACAAGTAACTATCGAGTATTCTGATGATCACAAGCCGGTGCGTATTGATGCAATTGTAGTTTCAACGCAGCATGATGAGTTTGATTCAGAAGCTAACATGGCAGAAAAGATCAAAAACGACATCATCAACATTCTAATTCCTCGAGTTAAGGCAAAACAAAAGTCTGAGATTCAAGCTTTATTTAACGATATTAACTACCATATTAACCCTACCGGTAAATTTGTTATTGGTGGACCACATGGTGATACCGGCTTAACCGGTCGCAAAATTATTGTAGATACTTACGGAGGAAAAGGAGCTCATGGAGGCGGCGCGTTTTCTGGTAAAGATCCATCAAAAGTGGACCGTTCAGCCGCTTACGCAACCCGTCATATAGCCAAAAACTTAGTAGCATCAGGAGTTTGTAGCGAAGCATTGGTTCAGGTATCATATGCAATTGGTGTTGCTAAACCAATGGGTTTATATGTAAACACATACGGCTCTTCAAAGGTTAATCTTACTGATGGTGAAATTGCCAATAAGCTAAGTGAGCTATTTGATATGCGTCCTTATTTCATTGAGTCTCGCTTGAAATTAAGAAACCCTATTTACCAGGAAACAGCAGCTTACGGACATATGGGCCGCAAAAATGAAATTGTTTCAAAATCATTTTCTCTGCCTGATGGTAAGACAATTACCAAAGATGTGGAACTGTTCACTTGGGAGAAACTTGATTATGTAGATAAAATCAAAGCCGCATTCGGTTTATAA
- a CDS encoding NUDIX domain-containing protein, with amino-acid sequence MQELENPWVTLESREIYNNPWIKLTEHKIINPSGGNGIYGVVSFKNYAIGIVPMDDENNIWLVGQYRYATDSYSWEIPEGGGPLEISPLESAKRELLEETGLKAEKWELIQEMHLSNSVTDEKAFIYLAKDLTQFEATPEETEQLIVKKIPFEEAFNMSLNGEITDSITIAALFKVKLQMLLSK; translated from the coding sequence ATGCAAGAATTAGAAAACCCTTGGGTAACTCTTGAGTCGAGAGAGATTTATAATAACCCCTGGATTAAACTTACCGAACACAAGATCATCAACCCCTCTGGCGGCAATGGAATTTATGGTGTGGTTTCCTTCAAAAACTACGCTATAGGTATTGTGCCTATGGATGATGAAAACAACATTTGGCTCGTTGGTCAATATCGTTACGCTACTGATTCATACAGCTGGGAAATTCCGGAAGGTGGCGGGCCATTGGAAATCTCTCCTTTGGAGTCGGCGAAAAGGGAACTCCTGGAAGAAACTGGACTAAAGGCAGAAAAGTGGGAACTTATACAAGAGATGCATTTATCTAATTCGGTTACGGACGAAAAAGCATTTATTTATCTTGCAAAAGACTTAACTCAATTTGAAGCCACTCCCGAGGAAACAGAACAACTTATTGTTAAAAAAATTCCTTTTGAGGAAGCATTTAACATGTCCCTTAATGGGGAAATAACAGACTCAATAACTATTGCCGCTTTATTCAAAGTGAAGCTTCAAATGTTGTTATCAAAATAA
- a CDS encoding lysophospholipid acyltransferase family protein, which yields MKKILGYILTPLFYLVFGSFLGIFHIVQIIALKVFGKKAHKKSVDVLNFFLLYSLTILGTRIKVKFKFTPPNDRPIIFAANHQSMFDIPGIIWFLRKYYPKFVSKIELGKGIPSISYNLRNSGAALINRKDSKQALTEIAKLGKLVAQHNYSVVIFPEGTRSKNGQMKNFAVGGLNILLKKAPNALIVPVAIKNNWRIHRFGKFPLSAGESVSWTVLKGIESQGRNIEEIVLEAEQAVRAELA from the coding sequence ATGAAGAAAATTTTGGGATACATTCTTACTCCCCTATTTTATTTAGTCTTTGGCTCATTCTTGGGCATTTTTCATATTGTTCAAATCATCGCTTTAAAAGTGTTTGGCAAAAAAGCACATAAAAAATCTGTTGATGTGCTAAACTTCTTTCTATTGTATAGCTTAACAATACTTGGCACTCGCATAAAAGTGAAATTTAAATTTACGCCACCCAACGACCGGCCTATAATTTTTGCGGCAAACCATCAAAGCATGTTTGATATACCAGGCATAATTTGGTTCTTACGCAAATATTACCCAAAATTTGTTTCTAAAATTGAATTGGGGAAAGGTATACCAAGCATCTCTTATAACTTAAGAAATAGTGGTGCAGCTTTAATAAACCGTAAAGATTCAAAACAAGCCTTAACAGAAATTGCTAAACTAGGTAAACTAGTTGCCCAGCATAATTATTCAGTAGTTATATTCCCCGAAGGTACCCGCTCAAAAAACGGACAAATGAAAAACTTTGCAGTTGGCGGCCTCAATATTTTACTTAAAAAAGCGCCTAATGCATTAATTGTTCCAGTTGCAATAAAGAACAATTGGCGGATACACCGCTTTGGTAAATTCCCGTTATCAGCAGGAGAAAGTGTAAGTTGGACGGTTTTAAAAGGAATTGAATCTCAAGGAAGAAACATTGAAGAAATTGTACTTGAAGCCGAACAGGCAGTTAGAGCTGAATTGGCTTAA
- a CDS encoding tetratricopeptide repeat protein — MKSALLFSTITLLLIRSQIDHSLINKSVNSQAGIPICFGGPKFSLNTDTIPPILYTGLGNYHFPTSTKDERAAKYFDQGLTLYYAFNHAEAGRSFKEAAKLDENMAMAYWGQALCMGPNINMPMDTSKSAEVFALTQKAFSLMDKCNEKEKALIDAITKRYNIYPNVDRSFLDKAYAGAMKKITETYPTDNDIAALYAEALMDLHPWDFWQKDGSPQPWTNEILTILENIFSRNPQHIGANHFYIHAVEASPNPSRALASANRLQTLVQGAGHLVHMPSHIYIQTGQYEEGTKANKFAISVDEKNLKDGMLSVAYPEHNIHFLYSTLTLERKSKEALTYAQKVKESIPEAFLADPIFAGYAQNLYATPVYALVRFGKWDEILKLKEPPKEFPFLRGLYHYAAGMANARLNRIEMATEHQAVLQSLVSEKTVKELIIFQTNTAAKLLTISAYVLEGEINASKKDYNKALPALKTAMELEEDLYYNEPADWPNPVKNNYGAVLLEAGRSREAEEVYLKALKKFPENSWALTGLFNSQIAQQKGTAAMETKKRLEKANASADFVLSSSRL; from the coding sequence ATGAAAAGCGCTCTACTTTTTTCTACCATTACATTATTATTAATTAGAAGTCAAATTGATCATTCTTTAATTAATAAATCCGTTAATTCACAAGCCGGAATTCCTATTTGTTTTGGTGGTCCCAAATTCAGTTTGAATACAGATACCATTCCACCAATACTTTATACTGGCCTTGGCAATTATCATTTCCCAACAAGTACAAAGGATGAACGGGCTGCAAAGTATTTTGACCAAGGATTAACCCTTTATTATGCATTTAATCACGCAGAAGCCGGTCGTTCGTTTAAAGAAGCGGCCAAATTAGATGAAAATATGGCAATGGCATATTGGGGACAAGCCCTATGTATGGGACCCAACATAAATATGCCTATGGATACATCAAAGAGTGCTGAAGTATTTGCATTGACACAAAAAGCCTTTTCGCTAATGGATAAATGTAATGAAAAAGAAAAAGCATTAATTGACGCCATAACTAAACGTTATAATATATATCCAAATGTAGACCGTTCATTCCTCGACAAAGCTTATGCCGGGGCAATGAAAAAAATAACTGAAACCTATCCGACAGACAATGATATTGCTGCCTTATACGCTGAAGCGCTAATGGATTTACACCCTTGGGATTTTTGGCAAAAAGACGGATCGCCCCAACCCTGGACAAATGAGATATTAACCATTTTGGAAAACATTTTTTCACGCAATCCTCAGCATATTGGCGCAAATCATTTTTACATCCACGCGGTTGAAGCGTCTCCTAACCCATCAAGAGCCCTGGCTTCTGCTAATAGATTACAAACATTGGTTCAGGGGGCTGGCCATCTGGTTCATATGCCATCACACATTTATATACAAACTGGTCAGTATGAAGAGGGAACTAAGGCCAATAAATTTGCAATTTCTGTAGATGAGAAGAACTTGAAAGACGGTATGCTTAGTGTTGCCTACCCAGAACATAATATTCATTTTCTATATTCCACTTTAACCTTGGAGCGAAAGAGCAAAGAGGCTCTTACATATGCGCAGAAAGTAAAAGAAAGCATACCAGAGGCTTTTTTAGCGGATCCCATTTTTGCAGGGTATGCTCAAAACTTATACGCTACTCCAGTATATGCGCTTGTGCGCTTCGGCAAATGGGATGAAATCTTGAAGTTAAAAGAACCTCCAAAGGAATTTCCATTTTTGAGAGGACTGTATCATTATGCCGCAGGAATGGCTAACGCACGTTTGAACCGAATTGAAATGGCTACTGAACACCAGGCTGTATTACAGTCGCTAGTGTCTGAAAAAACGGTTAAAGAGCTCATCATATTTCAGACAAATACGGCTGCCAAACTGCTAACTATTTCAGCTTATGTACTGGAGGGTGAAATTAATGCGAGCAAAAAGGATTACAACAAGGCTTTGCCGGCTCTTAAAACAGCAATGGAGCTTGAGGAAGACTTATATTACAATGAACCAGCCGATTGGCCCAACCCAGTTAAGAATAATTATGGAGCAGTTTTATTAGAAGCTGGCAGAAGCCGTGAAGCGGAAGAAGTCTATTTAAAGGCCTTAAAAAAATTTCCTGAAAACAGTTGGGCCCTAACTGGATTGTTTAATTCGCAGATTGCCCAACAAAAAGGTACTGCTGCAATGGAAACTAAAAAACGACTTGAAAAAGCAAATGCATCTGCAGATTTTGTTCTTTCCAGCTCCCGATTATAA
- a CDS encoding head GIN domain-containing protein has translation MNFIKKTNLLFALTAIGFASTPEVFATDFSLKNTVTKKTDQTETRNVSGFHGIKVSAGIDVYITQGTTEKVTVTADDDVIGKIKTVVKNGVLEIYEEKSSWSSWSWNNQTRKVYVTAKDLNSIVASSGSDVSSTNQIKANKLFTEASSGADLKLNLNVNELICETSSGSDAELSGTAKSFNVKSSSGSDVDAYKLTSTICVAQASSGSDIDITVTQQLTADASSGGDISYKGNPKNVKKNESSGGDISAN, from the coding sequence ATGAACTTTATAAAGAAAACAAATCTTCTTTTTGCATTAACAGCAATAGGTTTTGCGTCTACGCCAGAAGTCTTTGCTACAGATTTTTCATTAAAAAATACAGTAACAAAGAAAACTGATCAAACAGAAACTCGCAACGTTTCCGGATTTCATGGAATTAAAGTAAGTGCTGGCATTGATGTCTACATAACGCAAGGAACTACTGAGAAAGTTACAGTTACTGCAGACGATGATGTTATTGGCAAAATTAAGACTGTTGTTAAAAACGGTGTTTTGGAAATTTATGAAGAAAAAAGCAGTTGGTCGAGCTGGAGCTGGAATAACCAAACCCGTAAAGTTTATGTAACAGCCAAAGATCTAAACTCTATTGTTGCCAGTAGTGGCTCCGATGTTTCATCAACCAACCAGATTAAAGCTAACAAATTGTTTACCGAAGCTTCTTCAGGTGCCGACTTAAAACTTAATCTTAATGTAAATGAATTGATCTGCGAAACATCTAGTGGTTCTGATGCCGAACTTAGCGGCACAGCAAAATCTTTTAATGTAAAATCATCAAGTGGCAGCGATGTAGACGCTTACAAACTTACATCGACAATTTGCGTTGCCCAAGCTAGTAGTGGTTCTGATATCGACATTACTGTTACTCAGCAACTTACTGCTGATGCAAGCAGTGGTGGAGATATTTCATACAAAGGCAATCCAAAGAATGTTAAAAAGAATGAATCAAGTGGCGGGGATATTTCTGCAAACTAA
- a CDS encoding MBL fold metallo-hydrolase RNA specificity domain-containing protein → MHITFHGAAQNVTGSKHLISTRSGKQILLDCGMFQGGGAETEGLNSHFGFNPQEVDTLILSHAHIDHCGLIPRLVKEGFSGKIYCTPATIDLTKLLLQDSARIQDADISFINKKRKREGRQLLIPLYTLKDVEACFDQFVPINYGKWFRIDNEVEVLFTDAGHIIGSAAVHLNIREEGEQIRITFSGDVGRYGTEILRSPQSFPQAQYIILESTYGNTLHDDAAPAERDLLHYIKHTCFKKGGKLIIPAFSVGRTQELLYLLNNLENAGELPPIDTFVDSPLSERTTRVVKSYPEYFNEDVESILKYDKDPFDFKGLHFVEDLEESKALNFRKEPCIIISASGMAEAGRVKHHIANGVGNEKNTILFVGYCEPNSLGGRLLNKPEVVHIFGTKYLVKAEVGKIDSLSAHGDYKDLSKFLSSQDPSKVKEVFLVHGEYEVQREFKEKLQLQGFNHVEIPYRHQQFTI, encoded by the coding sequence ATGCACATTACCTTTCACGGGGCCGCACAAAATGTTACCGGCAGTAAACATCTGATTAGTACACGTTCAGGCAAACAGATTTTGCTTGATTGTGGAATGTTTCAGGGAGGTGGAGCTGAAACTGAAGGGTTGAACTCTCATTTCGGCTTTAATCCGCAGGAGGTTGACACGTTAATCTTGTCACATGCCCACATTGACCATTGCGGACTAATTCCCAGGTTGGTAAAAGAAGGGTTCAGTGGAAAAATTTATTGTACGCCTGCTACAATAGATTTAACGAAATTGCTGCTTCAGGACTCCGCCCGAATACAAGATGCTGATATTAGTTTCATAAATAAAAAGCGAAAGAGAGAAGGGCGACAACTTTTAATCCCCTTATATACTTTAAAAGATGTAGAGGCTTGTTTTGATCAGTTTGTTCCCATTAATTATGGTAAATGGTTTAGAATTGATAATGAAGTTGAAGTTTTGTTTACAGATGCGGGCCATATTATTGGGAGTGCTGCAGTTCATTTGAATATCAGGGAAGAAGGGGAGCAAATCCGGATTACTTTTAGTGGAGATGTTGGAAGATACGGAACTGAAATATTGCGATCTCCCCAATCATTTCCTCAGGCACAATATATCATTTTGGAATCTACTTACGGAAATACTTTGCATGACGATGCTGCGCCTGCAGAAAGAGATTTGCTTCATTACATTAAACATACCTGTTTTAAGAAGGGAGGAAAACTGATTATTCCGGCATTTAGCGTGGGGCGTACTCAGGAGCTTTTGTACCTTCTAAATAATCTTGAAAACGCAGGTGAATTGCCTCCTATAGATACGTTTGTTGACAGCCCACTTTCAGAGCGAACAACCAGGGTAGTTAAAAGTTATCCAGAATACTTTAATGAAGATGTGGAATCTATCTTAAAGTATGATAAGGATCCATTTGATTTTAAGGGCCTTCATTTTGTTGAGGATTTGGAAGAGTCAAAGGCGTTAAATTTTAGAAAAGAACCTTGTATTATAATTTCTGCCTCGGGTATGGCGGAAGCCGGTAGAGTAAAGCACCATATTGCCAATGGAGTAGGCAATGAGAAGAATACTATTTTGTTTGTGGGGTATTGTGAGCCAAACTCATTAGGAGGGCGGCTATTAAACAAACCTGAAGTTGTGCATATTTTTGGCACGAAGTATTTGGTAAAAGCCGAGGTCGGCAAAATTGATTCATTAAGTGCTCATGGAGATTACAAGGATTTGTCTAAATTCTTGTCTAGTCAAGATCCTTCTAAAGTGAAGGAAGTCTTTCTTGTTCATGGTGAGTATGAGGTGCAACGAGAGTTTAAAGAAAAACTGCAGCTTCAGGGCTTCAATCATGTTGAAATACCGTATCGACATCAGCAGTTTACGATTTAA